In one window of Pseudomonas chlororaphis subsp. chlororaphis DNA:
- a CDS encoding lysis system i-spanin subunit Rz, whose amino-acid sequence MPAFGLMPLSSRAMAVVVLLAVVAGVAGTLAWQVQEWRFGRQLAEQARLHGEALNQLNLAAAARQRDEQDKRLALEQQLQASDQTHYRALSDAQRDQGRLRDRLATADLRLSVLLAADDSAAGCTVPATPTAGGLVHGASRARLDPAHAQRIIGITDAGDRGLIALQACQAYVRALNR is encoded by the coding sequence ATGCCAGCCTTCGGCCTGATGCCTCTGTCTTCCCGGGCAATGGCTGTCGTCGTGTTGCTGGCCGTGGTGGCCGGCGTCGCGGGGACGCTGGCCTGGCAGGTCCAGGAGTGGCGTTTTGGCCGGCAACTGGCGGAGCAGGCCAGGCTGCACGGCGAAGCGCTGAATCAGTTGAACCTGGCGGCTGCTGCCCGGCAGCGGGACGAGCAGGATAAACGCCTGGCCTTGGAGCAACAGCTGCAAGCCAGCGACCAAACCCATTACCGAGCCTTGAGCGATGCACAACGTGATCAAGGTCGCCTGCGCGACCGTCTTGCCACTGCTGATCTGCGCCTGTCAGTCCTCCTCGCCGCCGATGACAGCGCCGCCGGCTGCACAGTGCCTGCCACCCCCACCGCCGGCGGCCTGGTTCATGGAGCCTCGCGAGCCCGACTTGACCCGGCGCATGCTCAACGAATTATCGGCATCACCGATGCCGGCGACCGGGGACTGATCGCCCTGCAGGCGTGCCAGGCCTACGTCAGGGCGTTGAACCGCTAA
- a CDS encoding CinA family protein, which yields MNEITQLAAELGRRLQILNTHVTTAESCTGGGIAEAITRIPGSSAWFEAGYVTYSNRQKTQQLAVPEALFASVGAVSREVVEAMVRGAQGKSRARFAVAVSGVAGPDGGSPQKPVGTVWLAWGVGESVTAECRHFAGNRDDVRRQTVKAALEGLLQHAAAEISKQG from the coding sequence GTGAACGAAATCACCCAGCTTGCCGCTGAACTTGGCAGGCGCCTGCAGATTCTGAACACCCACGTCACCACGGCCGAATCCTGTACCGGTGGCGGGATTGCCGAGGCCATCACCCGCATTCCCGGGAGTTCGGCCTGGTTCGAAGCGGGTTATGTGACCTACTCCAATCGGCAGAAGACCCAACAGCTGGCGGTGCCGGAAGCACTGTTCGCTTCCGTCGGCGCGGTCAGCCGCGAGGTGGTCGAGGCGATGGTGCGGGGCGCGCAGGGCAAAAGCAGGGCGCGTTTTGCCGTGGCGGTCAGCGGCGTGGCCGGCCCGGATGGCGGTTCGCCGCAGAAGCCGGTGGGCACCGTATGGCTGGCCTGGGGCGTGGGAGAGTCGGTAACGGCCGAGTGCCGACACTTTGCCGGGAATCGGGACGATGTCCGCCGACAAACGGTGAAGGCCGCGCTAGAGGGCTTGCTGCAACATGCCGCGGCAGAAATCTCAAAACAGGGGTAG
- a CDS encoding tail fiber assembly protein, producing the protein MMKVLSARTPCWNDQAHTTLNLHVIFEDTKDTLGEIIFTASPEDPEPHGRELFERAVALEFGDIAEPGVEMIKSNVLLQRAELTAVANSVIEKLQADLNILQDSVELEIATDKESAALATKKVSLSAWKKYRVLLSRVQEQEGFPTAVEWPEAPGE; encoded by the coding sequence ATGATGAAAGTACTAAGTGCTCGCACACCTTGCTGGAATGACCAGGCTCATACAACGCTCAACTTGCATGTGATATTCGAAGACACCAAGGACACACTTGGCGAAATCATATTCACCGCCTCTCCTGAAGATCCGGAACCTCATGGCCGGGAGTTGTTTGAACGTGCAGTCGCTTTGGAATTTGGTGATATCGCCGAGCCGGGGGTGGAAATGATAAAGAGCAATGTTCTGTTGCAACGCGCCGAGCTGACCGCAGTTGCCAACTCCGTAATAGAGAAATTGCAGGCTGACCTGAATATCCTGCAGGACTCCGTGGAGCTTGAAATTGCCACGGATAAGGAAAGCGCGGCCTTGGCCACCAAGAAAGTCTCCCTGAGTGCCTGGAAAAAGTACCGGGTGCTGCTGTCGCGAGTACAGGAGCAAGAAGGGTTTCCAACGGCTGTGGAGTGGCCCGAGGCTCCCGGTGAGTGA
- the recA gene encoding recombinase RecA, protein MDDNKKKALAAALGQIERQFGKGAVMRMGDHDRQAIPAISTGSLGLDIALGIGGLPKGRIVEIYGPESSGKTTLTLSVIAQAQKMGATCAFVDAEHALDPEYAGKLGVNVDDLLVSQPDTGEQALEITDMLVRSNAIDVIVIDSVAALVPKAEIEGEMGDMHVGLQARLMSQALRKITGNIKNANCLVIFINQIRMKIGVMFGSPETTTGGNALKFYASVRLDIRRTGAVKEGDEVVGSETRVKIVKNKVAPPFRQAEFQILYGKGIYLNGEIIDLGVLHGFLEKSGAWYSYQGNKIGQGKANSAKFLQDNPEIGNALEKQIRDKLLAPTADVKASPVNETIDDMADADI, encoded by the coding sequence ATGGACGACAACAAGAAGAAAGCCTTGGCTGCGGCCCTGGGTCAGATCGAACGTCAATTCGGCAAGGGTGCCGTAATGCGTATGGGCGATCACGACCGCCAGGCGATCCCGGCCATTTCCACTGGCTCTCTGGGTCTGGACATCGCACTCGGCATCGGCGGCCTGCCAAAGGGCCGTATTGTCGAAATCTACGGTCCGGAATCGTCCGGTAAAACCACCCTGACCTTGTCCGTGATTGCCCAGGCACAGAAGATGGGCGCCACTTGCGCCTTCGTCGACGCCGAGCACGCACTGGACCCGGAATACGCCGGCAAGCTGGGGGTCAACGTTGACGACCTGCTGGTTTCCCAGCCGGACACCGGTGAACAGGCACTGGAAATCACCGACATGTTGGTGCGCTCCAATGCCATCGACGTGATCGTGATCGACTCCGTGGCAGCACTGGTGCCCAAGGCCGAGATCGAAGGCGAGATGGGCGACATGCACGTGGGCCTGCAGGCCCGCCTGATGTCCCAGGCGCTGCGCAAGATCACCGGCAACATCAAGAACGCCAACTGCCTGGTGATCTTCATCAACCAGATCCGTATGAAAATCGGCGTGATGTTCGGCAGCCCGGAAACCACCACCGGTGGTAACGCGCTGAAGTTCTACGCTTCGGTTCGCCTGGATATCCGTCGTACTGGCGCGGTGAAGGAAGGTGACGAAGTCGTCGGTAGCGAAACCCGGGTCAAGATCGTCAAGAACAAGGTGGCTCCACCGTTCCGCCAGGCTGAATTCCAGATCCTGTACGGCAAGGGTATCTACCTGAACGGCGAGATCATCGATCTGGGCGTGCTGCACGGTTTCCTCGAGAAGTCTGGTGCCTGGTACAGCTACCAGGGCAACAAGATCGGTCAGGGCAAGGCCAACTCGGCCAAGTTCCTGCAGGACAACCCGGAAATCGGTAATGCCCTCGAGAAGCAGATTCGCGACAAGCTGCTGGCTCCGACCGCTGATGTCAAAGCTTCGCCGGTCAACGAGACCATCGATGACATGGCCGACGCGGATATCTGA
- a CDS encoding PA3611 family quorum-sensing-regulated virulence factor produces the protein MLRFIVPTAALLLALPFSAQAASLQDFELNKTLQKTAEESNVGTPREVNENILDQGYTVEGKELINHLSVQAEHAEKMRANPKAVYLQLGASVCRDPNYRKLMAKGAIMRYEFTENRTNRPVASARFQESDCPAPTKKKK, from the coding sequence ATGTTGCGCTTTATCGTTCCCACCGCCGCCCTTCTGCTGGCCTTGCCGTTCAGTGCCCAGGCTGCATCGCTGCAAGACTTCGAACTGAACAAGACCCTGCAGAAAACCGCCGAGGAAAGTAACGTCGGCACGCCTCGGGAAGTCAACGAGAACATCCTCGACCAGGGTTATACCGTCGAAGGCAAGGAGCTGATCAACCACCTCAGCGTCCAGGCCGAACACGCGGAAAAAATGCGCGCCAACCCCAAGGCGGTCTACCTGCAACTGGGTGCCAGCGTTTGCCGTGACCCGAACTACCGCAAGCTGATGGCCAAGGGCGCGATCATGCGCTACGAATTCACCGAGAACCGCACCAACCGCCCGGTCGCCTCGGCGCGCTTCCAGGAGTCGGACTGCCCGGCCCCGACGAAGAAGAAAAAGTAA
- a CDS encoding tail fiber assembly protein has translation MMNYLIDASGALIGPVEFPLIPGLGIQLPNNAVTLDQQLDEPMSGHVWALIGGWPQQVLDLRGVVYSTDTGESVEWSEVGDLPEGFTKTAPPGPYFSWSEGSWQLDVKAQQAAATLVAQSERDKQLAEATLRMAPLQYALELGEASSEEQSALLEWKRYCVALNRIEQQPGYPLEIEWPVLTLDAPRGRLNALRSFFRAK, from the coding sequence ATGATGAACTACCTGATTGATGCATCGGGGGCTCTGATCGGCCCTGTTGAGTTTCCCCTTATTCCTGGCTTGGGCATTCAGTTGCCAAATAATGCTGTAACTCTGGACCAGCAGCTCGATGAGCCAATGTCTGGTCATGTATGGGCCCTTATCGGAGGCTGGCCTCAACAAGTTCTTGATTTGCGTGGTGTGGTCTACAGCACCGATACAGGTGAATCCGTGGAGTGGTCCGAGGTGGGTGACCTGCCAGAAGGATTTACGAAAACGGCGCCTCCGGGACCGTACTTTAGTTGGAGCGAGGGTTCCTGGCAGCTTGATGTAAAAGCACAACAGGCAGCGGCAACACTCGTCGCTCAAAGTGAGCGGGACAAACAATTGGCTGAGGCGACGTTGCGCATGGCGCCACTTCAATACGCCCTTGAACTGGGAGAAGCCTCATCCGAGGAACAATCTGCCTTACTGGAGTGGAAGCGCTATTGCGTTGCCTTGAACCGTATCGAGCAGCAGCCGGGTTATCCGCTTGAAATTGAGTGGCCAGTGCTAACTCTGGATGCCCCCCGTGGCCGGTTGAATGCCTTGCGATCTTTCTTCCGTGCCAAATGA
- a CDS encoding phage tail protein has translation MDYPSSVPSVGLVDGRFIDENVISGVPGSLIPAAWGNGVTQEILAVVKSAGIAPDENDNAQLLKALQVIVGKASPMLSVVKNIAVSRLLESDELGLLLINGAADTVSITLPPSNEGLGVRDVIVRRVDNSGNRLVVQCSGTDNIKFHTHLRPAGYPFLVLMGAGDWWHLRSDGAGSWWPVGRFDSTPLGRPVFETTTAFSPGGYGALNGAILSRAEWPWLWDHAKVSGMMWTEATRVGAEGGWSSGDGTLTFRGPEGRGEFLRVLDEGRGIDPGRNPGVVQRDQNRAHIHTPTAVAVGEGAANGAVFQTSVWSLRYTLPYQLVGTTPVGTGLSNEGGAEARPHNVAYPGRLKLI, from the coding sequence ATGGATTATCCGAGTAGTGTTCCAAGTGTTGGCTTGGTAGATGGCCGATTTATCGATGAAAATGTCATTTCTGGTGTTCCAGGATCACTGATTCCTGCAGCATGGGGCAATGGTGTAACTCAAGAGATACTGGCGGTAGTAAAAAGCGCAGGAATAGCACCGGATGAGAACGACAACGCTCAGTTGCTGAAGGCATTGCAGGTTATTGTTGGTAAAGCAAGCCCGATGCTTTCAGTCGTGAAAAATATTGCAGTTTCCAGATTGCTGGAGTCTGACGAACTGGGTTTGTTACTCATCAATGGTGCGGCAGATACAGTGTCGATAACACTTCCTCCCAGCAACGAAGGTTTAGGTGTGCGTGACGTTATTGTGCGTCGCGTGGATAACAGCGGTAACCGCCTGGTAGTGCAATGTTCGGGGACTGACAACATCAAGTTCCACACCCATTTGCGTCCTGCTGGTTATCCCTTCCTGGTGCTTATGGGGGCAGGGGATTGGTGGCACCTACGCAGTGATGGTGCTGGAAGTTGGTGGCCGGTAGGTCGGTTCGATAGCACGCCTCTGGGGCGCCCGGTCTTTGAAACGACGACTGCTTTCAGCCCCGGTGGTTATGGCGCCTTGAACGGGGCGATTCTCAGTCGGGCCGAATGGCCCTGGCTGTGGGATCACGCCAAGGTGTCGGGAATGATGTGGACCGAGGCGACGCGAGTCGGTGCAGAAGGTGGCTGGAGCAGCGGTGATGGAACACTGACATTTCGGGGGCCCGAAGGGCGGGGTGAGTTCCTGCGGGTTCTGGACGAAGGGCGCGGAATCGATCCGGGTCGTAATCCTGGCGTTGTCCAGCGAGACCAGAATCGGGCGCACATCCATACGCCGACGGCCGTGGCAGTGGGGGAGGGAGCTGCGAATGGAGCGGTCTTCCAGACTTCGGTCTGGTCTCTGAGATACACGCTGCCCTACCAGTTGGTGGGGACCACACCTGTGGGGACCGGTTTATCCAACGAAGGAGGCGCAGAGGCGCGTCCCCATAACGTTGCCTATCCTGGCCGGTTGAAACTGATCTGA
- a CDS encoding LOG family protein has translation MPYEPNDLLSRHFQSNGIDLSKVEEQLNLIAPNSPNIPLYRDMILTVLRMAQDDLNRWNAKITLQALRELEHAFRVLEQFKGRRKVTVFGSARTPIEHPLYGLARELGAALARSDLMVITGAGGGIMAAAHEGAGRDHSLGFNITLPFEQHANPTVDGTENLLSFHFFFTRKLFFVKEADALVLCPGGFGTLDEALEVLTLIQTGKSPLVPVVLLDVPGGTFWQGALDFIHNQLENNRYILPTDMKLMRLAHNTEEAVEEINQFYSNFHSSRWLKHQFVIRMNHKLSEPALEQMQTAFADLCLSDRFHQHAYNVEEHNEPEFSHLARLSFTFNARDNGRLRELIDFINLPENWAMNQARTPQRNREPIKVT, from the coding sequence ATGCCTTACGAACCGAATGACCTCCTCAGTCGTCATTTTCAGAGCAACGGTATCGACCTCAGCAAGGTCGAAGAACAACTCAACCTGATCGCTCCCAACAGCCCCAACATTCCTCTTTATCGCGACATGATTCTCACCGTCCTGCGCATGGCCCAGGACGATCTCAACCGCTGGAACGCGAAAATCACCCTGCAGGCCCTGCGCGAACTGGAACATGCTTTTCGCGTGCTGGAACAGTTCAAGGGGCGACGCAAGGTGACGGTATTCGGCTCCGCGCGCACGCCGATCGAACACCCGCTGTATGGCCTGGCGCGAGAACTCGGCGCGGCCCTGGCCCGCTCCGACCTGATGGTCATCACCGGTGCCGGCGGCGGCATCATGGCCGCGGCCCACGAAGGTGCCGGTCGCGATCACAGCCTGGGGTTCAATATCACCCTGCCCTTCGAGCAGCATGCCAACCCAACGGTGGACGGCACCGAGAACTTGCTGTCCTTCCACTTCTTCTTTACCCGCAAGCTGTTCTTCGTCAAGGAAGCCGATGCCCTGGTGTTATGCCCGGGTGGCTTTGGCACGCTCGATGAAGCGCTGGAAGTACTGACCCTGATCCAGACCGGCAAGAGCCCGCTGGTACCGGTGGTGCTGCTGGATGTCCCGGGAGGGACCTTCTGGCAAGGAGCGCTGGACTTTATCCACAACCAGCTCGAGAACAACCGCTACATCCTGCCAACCGACATGAAGCTGATGCGCCTGGCGCACAACACCGAGGAGGCGGTGGAGGAAATCAACCAGTTCTACAGCAACTTCCACTCCAGTCGCTGGCTGAAACATCAGTTTGTCATTCGCATGAATCACAAGCTCAGCGAACCGGCGCTCGAGCAGATGCAGACGGCTTTCGCCGACCTGTGCCTGAGCGATCGCTTCCATCAACATGCTTACAACGTGGAAGAGCACAACGAACCGGAGTTCAGCCATCTGGCACGCCTGTCGTTCACCTTCAACGCCCGCGACAATGGTCGCCTGCGCGAACTGATCGACTTCATTAACCTGCCGGAAAACTGGGCGATGAATCAGGCCAGGACGCCACAACGCAACAGAGAGCCGATCAAGGTCACTTGA
- a CDS encoding YmfQ family protein — translation MAGVRTAAQYQSQLRSLLPSGPAWDPERVPELEEVLEGVSQELARLDARAADLLNEMDPAGASELVPDWERVMNLPDPCLGPTPLFDDRRLAVRRRLLAVGSQALAYYIEIARSQGYPNATITELEAPRMGRARFGDAHFGTWQAQFMWTLNTGGRLLLGRRFGASYWGERFGMNPGSALECQIHRSAPAHTRVHINYD, via the coding sequence ATGGCTGGAGTAAGAACCGCCGCGCAATACCAGAGCCAGCTGCGCAGCCTGCTGCCCAGCGGCCCGGCCTGGGACCCGGAGCGGGTGCCGGAGCTCGAGGAGGTGCTTGAAGGCGTGTCCCAGGAACTGGCCCGCCTCGACGCCCGCGCCGCCGACCTGCTCAACGAAATGGACCCGGCCGGTGCCAGCGAACTGGTACCGGACTGGGAGCGGGTGATGAACCTGCCCGACCCCTGCCTGGGCCCGACCCCGTTGTTCGACGACCGCCGCCTGGCCGTGCGCCGGCGACTGCTGGCCGTCGGCAGCCAGGCGCTCGCCTACTACATCGAGATCGCCCGTAGCCAGGGCTATCCGAACGCCACCATCACCGAGCTCGAAGCCCCGCGCATGGGCCGCGCACGGTTTGGTGACGCGCATTTCGGCACCTGGCAGGCGCAATTCATGTGGACGCTCAACACCGGTGGACGACTGCTCCTGGGCCGGCGCTTTGGCGCGAGTTACTGGGGCGAGCGTTTCGGCATGAACCCGGGCTCGGCCCTGGAATGCCAGATCCACCGCAGCGCGCCGGCCCATACGCGGGTGCATATCAATTATGACTAG
- a CDS encoding tRNA-uridine aminocarboxypropyltransferase, with amino-acid sequence MSHAVSRLRAQRLARAVRPFTARGSRAERCAGCRVIPSHCMCAWRPKVSAQSAMCLIMHDVEPMKPSNTGWLIADVIEDTMAFPWSRTEVDPQLLALLADPQWQPYVVFPGEFVAPQRVVNEVRLEAGKRPLFILLDATWSEARKMFRKSPYLEHLPVLSLEPEQLSRYKLRRSKRDDHFCTAEVAALCLELAADRQAGEVLDAYLDVFSTHYLSAKFQLEIDPDDETHTRLKPFL; translated from the coding sequence ATGAGTCATGCCGTATCCCGCCTGCGTGCCCAACGTCTTGCGCGTGCCGTCAGACCTTTTACCGCCCGGGGTTCCCGGGCGGAGCGCTGTGCGGGCTGTCGGGTGATTCCCAGCCACTGCATGTGCGCCTGGCGCCCCAAGGTTTCCGCGCAGTCGGCGATGTGCCTGATCATGCATGACGTTGAACCCATGAAGCCGAGCAATACCGGCTGGCTGATCGCTGATGTCATAGAAGACACCATGGCGTTCCCCTGGTCGCGAACAGAAGTCGACCCACAATTGCTGGCCTTGCTGGCCGATCCCCAGTGGCAGCCTTATGTGGTGTTCCCTGGAGAGTTCGTCGCGCCACAGCGGGTGGTGAACGAAGTCCGCCTGGAGGCGGGCAAGCGCCCGCTGTTTATCCTGCTGGATGCGACCTGGAGCGAAGCGCGCAAGATGTTTCGCAAAAGCCCTTATCTTGAACACTTGCCGGTATTGAGCCTGGAGCCCGAGCAGTTGTCGCGCTACAAGCTGCGGCGCTCCAAGCGCGATGACCATTTCTGTACCGCGGAGGTTGCGGCGCTGTGCCTGGAGTTGGCCGCGGACCGGCAGGCCGGCGAAGTGCTGGATGCTTATCTGGATGTGTTTAGCACCCATTATCTGTCGGCCAAGTTCCAGCTTGAGATCGACCCTGACGACGAGACGCACACGCGCCTCAAGCCTTTTCTGTAA
- a CDS encoding glycoside hydrolase family 19 protein, translated as MSVTEGQLLKIMPNARSQAGVFVSALNTAMLNRHINTPKRMAAFLAQVGHESGQLRYVRELGNDQYLSKYDTGSLAARLGNTPEADGDGQKYRGRGLIQVTGRDNYRQCSLGLFGDERLLALPELLEQPQWAAESAAWFWQQNGLNELADRDQFNSITRRINGGLNGLEDRLQLWARAREVLCQPSA; from the coding sequence ATGTCTGTGACCGAGGGACAACTCCTCAAAATCATGCCCAACGCCCGCTCCCAAGCGGGCGTTTTTGTTTCTGCGCTTAACACCGCCATGCTGAACCGCCATATCAACACGCCCAAACGCATGGCCGCCTTCCTCGCGCAGGTCGGTCATGAGTCGGGGCAGTTGCGTTATGTGCGGGAGCTGGGCAATGACCAGTACCTGAGCAAATACGACACCGGCAGCCTGGCGGCCCGTCTGGGCAATACCCCGGAGGCCGATGGCGACGGCCAGAAATACCGTGGCCGGGGTCTGATCCAGGTCACCGGTCGCGACAACTACCGGCAATGCAGCCTCGGATTGTTCGGTGACGAGCGTTTACTGGCGTTGCCCGAATTGTTGGAACAGCCGCAGTGGGCCGCCGAGTCGGCCGCCTGGTTCTGGCAGCAGAACGGCCTTAACGAACTGGCCGACCGCGACCAGTTCAACAGCATCACCCGTCGTATCAACGGCGGCCTGAACGGGCTGGAGGATCGCCTGCAACTCTGGGCGCGGGCGCGGGAGGTGTTATGCCAGCCTTCGGCCTGA
- the recX gene encoding recombination regulator RecX, producing MTAVLDTLVAVRRTAMDLLARREHGRVELTRKLRQRGASPEMIETALDRLTEEGLLSESRYLESFVSYRARSGYGPMRIREELSQRGLQRADIELALRESGIDWQAQLEDVWRRKFAGHFPIDAKERAKQGRFLGYRGYSMDMIGRLLSGRRVDD from the coding sequence ATGACCGCCGTACTCGATACCCTCGTCGCGGTGCGGCGAACCGCAATGGACCTGCTCGCTCGACGCGAGCACGGTCGAGTCGAGCTGACGCGTAAACTGCGTCAGCGCGGCGCTTCTCCCGAGATGATCGAAACAGCCCTTGACCGTTTGACGGAAGAGGGACTGCTATCCGAATCCCGCTACCTCGAAAGTTTCGTTTCCTATCGTGCCCGTTCCGGCTACGGCCCCATGCGTATTCGCGAAGAACTCAGCCAGCGCGGTTTGCAGCGTGCCGATATCGAACTCGCCTTGCGTGAGAGCGGCATCGACTGGCAAGCACAACTGGAGGATGTCTGGCGGCGCAAGTTTGCCGGGCATTTCCCGATAGATGCCAAGGAGCGTGCCAAACAAGGCCGCTTTCTGGGGTATCGGGGATATTCTATGGACATGATCGGCCGCTTGTTGAGCGGCCGAAGGGTGGACGATTGA
- the erdR gene encoding response regulator transcription factor ErdR: MATYEILIADDHPLFRSALHQAVTLGLGPDVRLVEVASIAELEARLTEKADWDLVLLDLNMPGAYGFSGLVLLRGQYPQIPVVMVSAQEEASVMVRSREFGASGFIPKSSSLEVIQQAVRSVLDGDVWWPPQAFEEVSVSAEAKAASEGLASLTPQQFRVLTMVCEGLLNKQIAYELSVSEATIKAHVTAIFRKLGVRTRTQAALLLQQLESISSQ, encoded by the coding sequence ATGGCCACATACGAAATCCTGATTGCCGATGACCACCCCCTCTTTCGTAGCGCACTGCATCAAGCGGTGACCCTGGGCCTCGGCCCGGATGTCCGTCTGGTGGAAGTGGCGAGCATTGCCGAACTGGAAGCCCGCCTGACCGAAAAGGCCGATTGGGACCTGGTGTTGCTGGACCTGAACATGCCTGGCGCTTACGGCTTTTCCGGCCTGGTGCTGTTGCGCGGTCAGTACCCGCAGATTCCGGTGGTGATGGTGTCGGCACAGGAAGAAGCATCGGTGATGGTGCGTTCACGCGAATTTGGCGCCAGCGGTTTTATTCCCAAGTCCAGTTCTCTCGAAGTCATTCAACAGGCCGTACGCAGCGTGCTTGACGGCGATGTCTGGTGGCCGCCACAGGCCTTCGAAGAGGTCAGCGTCTCCGCCGAGGCCAAGGCGGCCAGCGAAGGCCTGGCGAGCCTGACGCCACAACAGTTCCGTGTGCTGACCATGGTCTGCGAGGGTTTGCTGAATAAGCAGATTGCTTATGAACTGAGCGTTTCGGAAGCCACCATCAAGGCCCATGTGACGGCAATCTTCCGTAAGCTGGGGGTGCGGACCCGCACTCAGGCGGCGCTGCTCCTGCAACAACTTGAGTCAATTTCCAGCCAGTAA
- a CDS encoding glycine-rich domain-containing protein, producing MDYPKSVPSAGLVNGRFVDENPLTGTPGSLIPADWGNGVTQELLAVITAADLTPSEANLTQLLSAIRSISRKSAGLGIQRFTANGSFTVPEGVTKIWLSGCAGGGGGGACPGGTSATASGGGGGGAGQPVIRFPVSVTPGQVIPVVIGAAGVGGNGAVLATSGGNTLVGTAGSLLSLSGGNGAPAGVNLPGYVPGAPGGPGFPAGGDATDVSSSTVAGIGGPGASGPYGAGGGISRSGTTSGYAGKPAYGYGAGGSGAGGYYIAGTGLAQPGGNGAPGFMLIEW from the coding sequence ATGGATTATCCGAAGAGTGTGCCCAGTGCCGGGTTGGTCAATGGCAGGTTCGTCGATGAGAACCCGCTGACCGGCACCCCGGGATCGCTGATTCCGGCGGACTGGGGCAATGGGGTGACCCAGGAACTGCTGGCCGTGATCACGGCGGCCGACCTGACGCCCAGCGAGGCGAACCTGACGCAGCTGTTGAGCGCGATTCGCAGCATCAGCCGCAAGAGCGCGGGGCTCGGCATTCAGCGCTTCACCGCCAATGGCAGCTTCACCGTGCCGGAGGGGGTGACGAAGATCTGGCTGAGTGGGTGTGCGGGTGGGGGCGGTGGCGGCGCCTGCCCGGGAGGCACGAGTGCGACTGCTTCCGGTGGTGGCGGGGGCGGTGCCGGGCAGCCGGTTATCCGCTTTCCTGTCTCCGTGACGCCGGGACAGGTCATTCCTGTGGTGATCGGGGCGGCCGGGGTGGGTGGCAATGGCGCGGTATTGGCGACCAGTGGGGGCAATACATTGGTCGGCACAGCCGGCTCCCTGCTGTCGCTGTCTGGCGGGAACGGAGCTCCCGCTGGGGTCAATCTCCCCGGCTATGTCCCTGGTGCCCCGGGCGGACCGGGTTTTCCTGCGGGAGGTGATGCCACGGATGTTTCATCCAGCACTGTCGCCGGCATTGGTGGTCCGGGGGCAAGTGGTCCGTATGGTGCGGGTGGGGGGATCTCCAGATCCGGCACAACTTCCGGGTACGCGGGCAAGCCCGCCTACGGTTATGGCGCGGGTGGTAGCGGCGCGGGTGGCTATTACATCGCGGGTACTGGCCTTGCACAACCTGGTGGGAATGGCGCCCCAGGTTTCATGCTGATTGAGTGGTGA